CCGGATGCCAATGGATTTCGCAGCAGTAAAAATCTCATCTTTATTGCCCATATATAAGGAAAACATACCGGCAATAAAATCGTATTCGATGCCCGCAATATCCATAGCCCAATAGATTTCAGTAGGAAAAGACATGACATTTGTAACAAAAGGTCTTCCTCCCTTTACTGCTGACATCACTTCATTGCACAGCTTAATTGTTAGATCATAAAACATGGTTTCAGCCTTGGTAGTGCTATGGTGATCCCTCAATTGGGCCATTATAGGGATGCCCTGTTCAAACATTGTTGTATCAATATTTTCTATCTTTCTTAATTTCATATTGCCACCTCCAAAGATAACATCTCAACGAATGCTTCAATCCTTGTTCTGATCTGACCGCTGAAGCCTCCTCCGTATTCAATATCCAGATCCAGAACGGTTACTCCCTCGTCCTCAAGTCTGGTCTTCCACATTGGCAGATTAAGGATATAGGGGGCGCAACATCTCATAGTAAGAGCAATAATTCCATCAAGCCTGAAATCCTTACCGATTTGTGATAACCACTCAGTTCTGTTATCAGGCGGATTGATTCTTGGGCAGGAGCACTTGGGAAGCAGATAGCGTTTTGCAAGAGCTTTCCATAGATCTCCTTCTTCAACCTGTTCCCACCAATACCGGGAACCATTGCAGAAATCATCAACAACTACATTTACTCCCAGACTCTCAACACTTTTTATGAAAGAAGGGGTGTTCAGTAACGCACCACTGATCATAATTCTTGGCTGGGCAGGAAGAGCGCGGCCCGTACTCTTAATTTCTTTCAGCAGCTTTTCCAACAAGATATTGAAATCCTCCCTTGGCATTCTGACGGCTGCATTTAAGACTTCCAGCATTTCGGTACCCGTTAGAGGAGGAGTGTCGCTCTTCATCAGATCGTGGAGTTTCTTCAGCTCTCTTCTTGTCTTGTTATAAAGTTTGATTGAATCGGCTATAGCCTCATCCGTGATTGTTATACCAAAAAAATTCTCCAGGTTCTGTTTAAACTCTACAATTTCGCCCTGATAAAAATCATAAGCCAGGTCATTGAATTTTCGCGGTGTATCAAGAAGAGGCAAGGTAGGGATATTGTGATAATGACTGCCAACTTCTGCTAAACGGATGACTCCTTCGCAAGGGGTGGCCGCCGCAATACAATCCAAAAATCCATAGTCACCACGTAACTGCAATTCCAGTATTGTCCGGCTGAAGGAACAGGTGCCGCCACCAAAGAGATATTCATTAGCCAGATCCAGGGAGATTTCTTCATCTCCTCCCGTAAGCCGGAAAGGCATCATGCCGGCAGCGTGAATTATCTCTTCCGGAATGTTGATGCAAATCCATCCGACAATTTTCTTTCCCTGTTCTTTCCATTTTCTTGCCGGCTCTGTTAAGGGGAAAGAAGCATTCACCTTCCTTATTTCTTCCATAGTTTTAAGCATTTCTGCCATTTGGTGCCTCCTTTATTTTGATTTTCTCATTAAGCTGCCGACTTATTTTTGTTTTGTTTTTTGTAGATGGCATTGGCAAACATTGCAGCTCCCAACGCACCGGCAATCTGGGTATCATATTTAGGTATCAAAGCCTCAACTCCAATGAGTTTTTCAATTCGTTTAACAATACCCTTGTTTTTAGCAATTCCGCCGGTGATGGCAAAGTCTTTCTCCACCTCGATTCTGTCAAGAAGTTCCAGAATTCTTGTGGCCATTGCCTTGCAGTATGCCGCCAGAACCATGTTCTTTGACCAGCCACTTTTTAAAAGACCTGTAGCCTCGGATTTTGCAAATACCACACAGGTACTGCTGACTGCTTCCGGTTCTTCGTCTATGTCAAGCGACATGTCGCCGATCTCGGTTACCGGAACTTTCAACATCTCTGCAAATACCTCCATGCCGCGTCCGGTTCCTGCTGCACATTTATCATTCATAAGAAATGTTAAGCATTTTCCTTTCTCATCAATACGGATGGTCTTGCAGTCCTGCCCACCCATATCAAGCACGGTTCTGACGCTAGGGCCATACATATAATTCGCTCCCAGCGCATGGCATGATATTTCGGTTATGGCTTTATGCGCGAAGGGAATATTAACCCGGCCATAACCTGTTCCAATAAGATAATTGATGTTATCATAGGTGAGACCAGGGATCTCTTTAAGACATAAATCCATGGCATTTTGGGCGCTTTTAGGGCTGCTTGAACCGCTTCTGGTATTACTATATGCGTATATCTGACCATCACATAAAACAACCATCTGCGAACTTACCGAGCCGACATCAATACCTGCAGAAATAATATCAGCTTTTCTCCAATCCATTTCGGGGTTTACATAGGTTGACTCTACCCATCTGAAATATTCTTTTTTTTCTGCCATTTTCTGTATTTCCTCCTTATCCTTGCGCAATTAGCGCAGCACCAACGGCGTTTGTAAAAATCGGGTCCTGGGGCACTGTGATTTTTGTCTTAAGAAACCCTTCAAGACCATCAATAAAGCCGCTGTTTAGTGAAACTCCGCCGATAACCGTTACAGTATTTTCTATTCCGACCCTTCGGATCATTGATGAACACCTTTCGGCTACGGCTTTGTTAATCGCTCTGGAGATGTCCGCCGTTGTTACTCCCTCTGTATTTATCAATGACACCACTTCCGATTCTGCAAATACTGCACACTGAGCATTTAATGGAATATTTTTGTCGGACTCAAAATGAAGCTTAATAAATGTTTCAAGATCTGATTGAAGGGCCCTGGCCATCGACTCTATAAAGGCACCGGCTCCTGCCGCACATCTTTCATTTGTGGCAAAATCCACCACATTCCCATCAGTATCGCATTTTGCTACCGCTGCCTTCTCGGCGCCCATATCCACTACCGTTCTTGAAGCCGGAACTTCAAATATGGCCCCCCTGGCACCTGAGGAAATTTCTGTTGCCACATCATCAGCAAAACCCACTTTCTTTCCTCCTCCGCCGGTGGCGACAATTTTGCCGATAGCATCTCTGCTGATTCCAGCCTTGGCAATTGCTCCGTTTAATGCGTTCGTGATGACCTGTTCCTCATTCTGTTCTTCTTCGTTCCCGACCATATGACAATACTTTGCCAGAATCTTATCGCCATCCATGATTACCGCTTTTGTGCTGGATGCACCCACATCTATGCCCATTGTAATCATAAAGTTAACCCTCCTTTATTTAAAAGTTATTTTAAAAAGACAGAATTTAAATATATCCTTGACTTTTGATTTTATGTTAACAGGATAATTATTAAATACAACTCCAATAAAACAATGGTATATATATAGGTAAAACCTATATATATAGAATTACCCCTGACTAATACAACGCCAATATAATATTAGGATAACTATAGG
This Pseudomonadota bacterium DNA region includes the following protein-coding sequences:
- a CDS encoding 2-hydroxyacyl-CoA dehydratase family protein, yielding MAEMLKTMEEIRKVNASFPLTEPARKWKEQGKKIVGWICINIPEEIIHAAGMMPFRLTGGDEEISLDLANEYLFGGGTCSFSRTILELQLRGDYGFLDCIAAATPCEGVIRLAEVGSHYHNIPTLPLLDTPRKFNDLAYDFYQGEIVEFKQNLENFFGITITDEAIADSIKLYNKTRRELKKLHDLMKSDTPPLTGTEMLEVLNAAVRMPREDFNILLEKLLKEIKSTGRALPAQPRIMISGALLNTPSFIKSVESLGVNVVVDDFCNGSRYWWEQVEEGDLWKALAKRYLLPKCSCPRINPPDNRTEWLSQIGKDFRLDGIIALTMRCCAPYILNLPMWKTRLEDEGVTVLDLDIEYGGGFSGQIRTRIEAFVEMLSLEVAI
- the bzdQ gene encoding benzoyl-CoA reductase, bzd-type, subunit Q, producing MAEKKEYFRWVESTYVNPEMDWRKADIISAGIDVGSVSSQMVVLCDGQIYAYSNTRSGSSSPKSAQNAMDLCLKEIPGLTYDNINYLIGTGYGRVNIPFAHKAITEISCHALGANYMYGPSVRTVLDMGGQDCKTIRIDEKGKCLTFLMNDKCAAGTGRGMEVFAEMLKVPVTEIGDMSLDIDEEPEAVSSTCVVFAKSEATGLLKSGWSKNMVLAAYCKAMATRILELLDRIEVEKDFAITGGIAKNKGIVKRIEKLIGVEALIPKYDTQIAGALGAAMFANAIYKKQNKNKSAA
- a CDS encoding CoA activase, giving the protein MITMGIDVGASSTKAVIMDGDKILAKYCHMVGNEEEQNEEQVITNALNGAIAKAGISRDAIGKIVATGGGGKKVGFADDVATEISSGARGAIFEVPASRTVVDMGAEKAAVAKCDTDGNVVDFATNERCAAGAGAFIESMARALQSDLETFIKLHFESDKNIPLNAQCAVFAESEVVSLINTEGVTTADISRAINKAVAERCSSMIRRVGIENTVTVIGGVSLNSGFIDGLEGFLKTKITVPQDPIFTNAVGAALIAQG